The Solanum lycopersicum chromosome 9, SLM_r2.1 genome window below encodes:
- the LOC101247663 gene encoding pentatricopeptide repeat-containing protein At2g20540, with protein sequence MNMKFGFLTVNGLEDMFIAVLKNCKSSIFLKKIHAQIVKFSLTQSSYLVTKMVEICDKIGEIEYANLLFKQVEHPNNYLYNSIIRAYTHKHRYISCINVYKQMMTCAISPDEYTYPFVIRSCSAILRVDVGEQFHVHVCKFGLYCSNVIANSLLDMYVKCDRMRDAHMVFDEMSDRDVISWNSLICGHVRLRQVRKARALFDVMPDKSIVSWTAMISGYTKTGCYGDALDVFRRMQMVGVKPDWISLVSVLPACAQLGALELGKWIHFYADKYGYLRKTSVCNALMEMYAKCGSVNEAWQLFNQMSERDVISWSTMIGGLANHGRAQEALKLFHEMQRSAVEPNEITFVGLLCACAHAGLCDDGLRYFDSMKNDYNIEPGIEHYGCLVDILGRTGRLERALAIIKTMPVKPDSAIWGSLLSSCRTHRNLEIAVIAMEHLLELEPEDTGNYILLANIYADLGKWDGVSRMRKFIRSKSMKKTPGCSLIEINSLVQEFLSGDNSKPFSKDIHEVLELLALHQSKENDLVDTTLEYLSP encoded by the coding sequence ATGAACATGAAATTTGGATTTTTAACTGTCAATGGATTGGAAGATATGTTTATAGCTGTGTTGAAAAACTGCAAGAGctcaatttttttgaagaaaattcatGCCCAAATTGTCAAGTTTTCTCTTACACAAAGTAGTTACTTGGTGACCAAAATGGTTGAGATTTGTGACAAAATTGGAGAAATAGAATATGCAAATTTGCTATTCAAACAAGTTGAACATCCAAATAACTATTtatacaactcaataatcagaGCTTATACACATAAACATAGATATATTTCATGTATCAATGTATATAAGCAGATGATGACATGTGCAATTTCTCCCGATGAATATACGTATCCATTCGTTATTAGATCATGTAGTGCAATTTTGCGTGTTGATGTAGGTGAACAGTTTCATGTTCATGTATGCAAATTTGGACTGTATTGTAGTAATGTGATAGCGAATTCGTTATTGGATATGTATGTTAAATGTGATCGAATGAGGGATGCACATATGGTGTTTGATGAAATGTCTGATAGAGATGTGATTTCGTGGAATAGTTTAATTTGTGGACATGTAAGGTTGCGACAAGTGAGGAAGGCGAGAGCATTGTTTGATGTAATGCCGGATAAGAGTATTGTTTCTTGGACTGCTATGATTTCAGGGTACACGAAAACGGGGTGTTATGGAGATGCTTTGGATGTTTTTAGGAGGATGCAAATGGTTGGTGTGAAACCGGATTGGATTAGTTTGGTTTCGGTTTTGCCTGCTTGTGCGCAACTTGGAGCGCTTGAGTTAGGGAAGTGGATTCATTTCTACGCGGACAAGTATGGGTATTTGAGGAAGACTTCTGTTTGTAATGCGTTGATGGAAATGTACGCGAAATGTGGAAGTGTAAACGAGGCTTGGCAGTTGTTTAATCAGATGTCTGAAAGAGACGTGATCTCCTGGAGTACGATGATTGGTGGCCTAGCGAATCATGGTAGAGCTCAAGAAGCGTTGAAGTTGTTTCATGAAATGCAGAGGTCTGCTGTTGAACCGAATGAGATCACGTTCGTTGGTCTTCTATGTGCTTGCGCGCATGCTGGTCTTTGTGATGACGGTTTGAGGTACTTTGACTCCATGAAAAATGATTACAACATAGAGCCCGGGATAGAGCATTACGGTTGTTTGGTTGATATTCTTGGGCGTACAGGACGTCTTGAACGAGCTCTTGCAATCATCAAGACCATGCCGGTTAAGCCCGACTCTGCAATTTGGGGTTCTCTGTTGAGTTCTTGCAGAACTCATCGCAATCTTGAAATAGCAGTTATTGCAATGGAACATCTGTTAGAGCTCGAACCTGAAGATACAGGGAACTACATTCTACTCGCTAACATTTATGCAGATCTCGGAAAGTGGGATGGTGTATCAAGGATGCGGAAGTTCATTAGAAGTAAAAGCATGAAGAAAACACCGGGCTGCAGTCTGATTGAGATAAACAGTTTGGTCCAAGAATTTCTATCAGGTGATAATTCGAAACCATTCTCAAAAGATATCCATGAGGTGCTAGAGCTATTAGCCTTACATCAAAGCAAGGAAAATGATCTAGTTGACACAACGCTCGAGTACTTAAGTCCATGA